TCTGGAGATGTGCTGTAGAGTGATctgacatgtgtgtgtgtctgatgtGCACTGCAGCAGACCACAAGAACCACAACACTGTTCCTCTAGAGGAAATGAGTGAAGAGAAGAAGGTAGACGTTACTAACAAAAAAAGCTCTTTTAAAGGGCCCATATTATCTTGTGAAATTTAGAATACAGTGAATATCTGTATGATAAATGTCTGTGTTCTGTTCTCTGTCTATAGACTCAACTGATAAAGACACAGAAAGATGTGCAGCAGATGATCCAGGACAAAATTAAGAAGATTCAAGACATCAAAAACTCAGCAGAAATCAGAAAGgtaagtttaaaatagtttaattgtGGTCCTCTGAGAGTCCTAATACAGGCAGCAGCACTGGgatttttcattgtttgtatCATTCCACCTGTCATGTTTTTTCACGTTTTTGTAGGAGAAGGTTCTGTGATCCCAGGAACATGCTGCTCACATGGTCAGTCACATGATGATCACATGGCTGTAAACAaaatgcttgatttttttttttgcttgaacaattaataaattgatatttgttttaataatatcaaaataatgttCTATTTGTTGTTAATGTAAATatcctattttaaaatatgaaatataaatctatttaataaatattttaatatattgcatttaatatatcaCCTCCCAGACAACACAGGACTGAGCTGGAGGGAAGGGATATATCCGTGTCCATAGTGGCCGGGCCGAGGGTCACAGCCAAAGCCTGAGCTTCCTGCGctgccatggctccccgaaCTGCCTGATCCACCTTGGAGATCTTCCTTGTCCCAGTCCTGCACCAGCCTCCAGGGCGCCTGCCCCCTCGCGTGGGATGCACCTTCTGGGAAGGGGGAATAATGTCGGGCTTATGGAcctgttttgtgtttgtctttgtGCCTCTTGCTATCTTGCTATAGATGAACACAGGATAGACATAATGATGGCAGAGTAGAACTGTTTCAGCAGCTCCTGTGGCAGGTTGAACTTTCTCAGTTGGCGGAAGAAAGACAGCCTCTGCTGGGCCTTTTTCACAATCGAGTCAATGTGATTGTCCCACTTTAGGTCCTTAGAGATCTGAGAAATGTTGGTATCCAGGAATCTGAATGACTCTACTGCAGCCACAGTGCTGTCCATGATGGTGAGTGAGGGGAGTGCAGGGGTTCCTCCTGAAGTCTAAGATCATCTCCATTGATCTGAGAGTGTTTAGCTCCAGGTTGTTAAGACTGTACCAGACAGCCAGCTGCTCAACCTCCTGTCTGTAAGCAGATTTGTCTCCTCCTGTAGTGATCGGCCTTCCACATTGTTTAAACTCTTTCCCCGAAGCTTATttgaattttactaaataatcttttaataaacagaatcctgaaaatgggacttttcttttcatttcttttattcTGGATTTATTTTTCTACTACAAACTCTGCTTCTGTTGTCTGGATGCTCTGATTTGAAACTATATAGTGCCACCTAGTGAACATTTTTGCACCACTGCATTCAAATTTTAACCTACAGCAAATGGTCACcattcatatttgtttaaaagaaaattacattgtgtacagtatGCCAAAATCTTTAgcttataataatgttttctaatttgaGTGCTACGGGTAGGTTTTCACAGGAAACCTGAGCATGGCACGGCGTCATTATGTCACTTGTGTAAACATAAAGAAGGCGTCCCGGCCACTAGACTATATTGCTAGATTATATTGCATATGAGGATGCTGCAAGTGCTGGATCGTTTATAGCCTTCTCTCACAGCagctgaaaaaatgtaatttatcaatTTGATGGCGGATTGTAATCAAGAAATATTATGTGTTTATGAAACACATgtgactgaaattaaattacattccagttttaaatgtgcatttgattACAGATAGTCCACGTGGGATTACACAAGATTTGTATTTGAAAGAGAATcaaagcaaatgttttggtactcacatgtttatttaaaaaaaaaaaaaaaaaaaaaaaaaaaaagaaaaaaaattcaaatctgatacaattccacacagaacccaaaagtGCACtagacaaaattattggcacccttaacttaatatttggtagcaccccctttggaaaaaataactgaaatcaatcgctttTTCATGATACgattcacacagtcaaggcatccagtgccagaaccAGAAAAAcaaaccccaaaacatctttgaacctccaccatgtcattttattcagaactttattctgtggagcacaaaagaggttcagaaatgtattcatttattttttatttggttcaCTTGAGTAGGCAATACATACAAACACTGAGATTAATCTGATAGAAATATCAGGCTCAGTACAAAAAGACACACATGAACACAACACACTAAATACAgagataaatgtaaatgcataaatacaggAGGAGCTCTGACATCACTGGAGTTCAGTGAAAGATTCAAAGTAAGTGAAACTAACTTTGAATTTTGGTGCCTGAAGCAATCAGCCTCTTTAAGgaatataatatttcatgagCCATTCAAAGACCCCTGTGGACACATCTGATACTCACAGGTAAGTGAAGAGAGATTGTCCTGAACAGGTTTCTAATGTAAGTGGTGTGGTTTAGTTGGGTTTATGTCAAAACTTGAATAAGTTAATCAGAGACAGGTTTAAGCATGTCAAACAGTCACAATCTACttgagttttcttttcttttcttttttctttttttttttttactgcaaatgGTATCAGAATTGGTTTTAAAGTTTATAATTTGATTGGTAGTAGTTTGGTGTTTTAAcactttaatataaacattattttaatggtaaTAATTTGCTTTGATGTTAAGGTATTAAGATATCAAGAAAATGTCTTGTTTAGAGAACTTTAACATTACTCTTTGTTAGCTGTTAATAAAATAGTCATTCACAGTTGTGAATGAACTGTGTATTCCTTGAAAGAAACTAATGTGAAATTATAGTAGTTataataatagttgttgttGCTTTCTTGAAAAGGCTTGAAGAGGGAAAGAACAATGGAAGAATCATCAAAAACCAACAAAAGCTAGAATATAAATAAGGGAATATAAATGATCATCCATGTAAGtaagaaaataatgaattactGCATGAATGACTTTCACTCTTCTCATAATTTTTCAAATGTACAGTTCAGGATATGACAGTAGTGCTTCACATTGGGGTACTGATCAGCTTGTCTGGGTTCATTTTGCAATAATGACTGTCTGACTGTACATGATctcttatatatttaaatttttcaaatattttatctaTAGATACTCCTTACATTTAACCGGCTTCATAAGGTGCATCATATGATTCTTTATAAGCAattgttgatttgtttttgttttgctttaaaaataataattgtcatcaaattttatgttgtatacattattttgttgttgtataaattgttttatgttgtactaattgtttattttgtttttcttgaaaAGGCTTGAAGAGAGAAAGTACTATGGCAGAATCTTCACCAACAAAAGCGGAAAAAAACAGGAGACAGAGGAGAGATGAATCCCCATGTAAGTCACTAACCAAGAATATAATGAATTAGTCCATGAATGACTTTCACTCATCtcatatagtaatatttaatatatacattacagGAAAGTACTCGTGCTTCAAATTAGGGTACTGATTAACTTGTCTGTGTTCATTCTGCTATGACCAGTTGACATGATTTcttacatatttaaatttctTCAGTTATTGAAACTTTTTCTCTCACTTCATACATTCAAACAGCTTCATCAAGAACCTCATGGAATTCTTTTGCTTCTCTATCTATttttactcatatatttaaaataataataattgtaatcaCAATCtttatagtcattttaatattttatgcagaATCCCAGAATTCAGAATTCTTTCAAGTGTACAAATTTAAAACTAGTAGTGTAGGTGATTTATCTTCATCATGTCTCTTTCCAGTAATGTCATCCTCCAGTGAACCACTGACTGAGGAGCTTCAGTGCTCTATATGTCTGGACGTGTTCACTGATCCAGTCAGCACTCCATGTGGACACAACTTCTGCAAGACCTGTCTGAATAAACACTGGGACAACAGCCAGACCTGCAACTGTCCATATTGTAAAGAAACATTCAAGCAAAGACCTGATCTCAAGATTAATACCACACTCAGAGAGGTCGTAGATCACTATAAAAAGAAacgtcctgaaaaaaaaagtgcgaTTATTAGTGAAGTTGTGTGTGACTATTGTGAGGAAACAAAGCTGAAAGCCCTAAAGTCGTGTGTGGTGTGTCAGAGCTCTTACTGTGAAACTCACCTGCAGCCTCATTTGAGAGTGGCAGGTTTAAAGAAACACAAACTGATGGATCCTGTGAGTAATCTGGAGGACTATATATGTCAGAAACATGAGAGACCTCTGGAGCTGTTCTGTAGAGATGATCAGACATGTGTGTGTCTGATGTGCACTGCGACAGACCACAAGAACCACAACACTGTTCCTATAGAGGAAGAGAGTGAAGAGAAGAAGGTAGACATTACTAacaaaacagctcttttaaaGGGCCCATGTTATCTTGTGAAATTTAAACAATTGCATGACTTTCCTCAGAATACAGTAAATATTCTGTATGATAAATGTCTGTGTTCTGTTCTCTGTCTATAGACTCAACTGATAAAGACACAGAAAGATGTGCAGCAGATGATCCAGGACAAAATTAAGAAGATTCAAGACATCAAAAACTCAGCAGAAATCAGAAAGgtaagtttaaaatagtttaattgtGGTCCTCCCAGAGTCCTAATACAGGCAGCAGCACTGGGatttttcactgtttgtatcattccacttgtttgtgtttgttcgAGTCAGATTGTCGGTCTGTGTTTATAGGGATTTTACAGTGACTCTTCCTGCAGGTTACATTAATGCACCAGTGGTGACTGTCTGTATGAATGTCAGTATAATGTGTTTAGATTCAATATTTTTGATGGTTGGAGGAAATACAGATTAAAAAACTGACAATAATTTTTTAACTGTAAGTTACTTATtactttcttatttattaaactgttgtataaaaacgATAGTAATAACAAGCTCACTGATCACTTAGAGTAGTAATAGAAAAGTACCTCTCTTCAACATGACACAAATGGTGCGGGGTGAAGTTTAATGCTTCAAAACACTGAACTATGAGCAATAGCAACAGTTGATTCTTGCCTTAgccaacaaaaataataatttgttgatTGATCTGGTTAAGCAGAGAGACACAGAGAAGGAGAAAGCAGCCCATGTCGAGCTCTTCACTGATCTCatccgctccattgagagaTGTCAGACTGAACTGCTGGAGATGATGGAGGAGCAGCAGAAAGCAGCAGAGAAACAGGAGCAAGAGCTCATTGAAGATCTGGAGAAGGATATCACTGAGTTAAAGATGAGAAACATGGAGCTGGAGCACCTCTCACACACTGAAGATCACCTCCACCTCCTACAGGTCAGTGAACATCTCTCTGatcaataataatacagtatatgACACCATAAAACTCCACATGCTGAAGGATTTCTCTCTCCTGCTGTAGATGTACTCATTCCTGTGCACCCCTACAAACACCAGGAAGTGGCCTGAGATCAGTATGAAGACTCATGGGAGTCTGGAGACTCTGAGGAGAGTGCTGACTCAACTGCAGGACACTCTAAACAGGAAAATCAGTCATTCAGTATTTGGTATGTCAATATCAAATCCACTGTACagatacatatatttataatcttTCAATATTAGTAATGAAGAATGAGTCTGATTCAAGCTTAAGTAGGAGAAGTATGTGATCATGTGTTTGTGGCTCAGTATTCAACACCTCCCAGTTCTTCTTGAAGAGGGCAAGTCATTTTCATGTATAGTttcataaaatatgtagtaAATTCATCTTGTAGAAGCTTCATCCCTTCCAGCACAACCATGAGACTTTAGAGACACATTCACCTAACATAAGTTTAGCAGTTGGAGAGAAgaattttacatgttttttcacGTTTTTGTAGGAGAACGTTCTGTGATCCCAGGAACATGCTGCTCACATGGTCAGTCACATGATTATCACATGACTGTAAATAGaatgcttgattttttttttgcttgaacaattaataaattgatatttattttaatgatatcaaAATAATGTTCTATTTGTTGTTAATGTAAATatcctatttaaaaatataaatctatgaaatataaatctatttaataaacattttaatatattgcatTCTATAataatgaaacatttgaaaagtttatattattctgttttttttctctccctctccctccttttccttttccttttccttttcttctttcttccagTAACTGTAGTGGAacagtgatgtaatgctaatcCTGTAAAGAGTTTTCAACATTTTAGCAATATAattgtccatatttaaaatgtgtactGCAGAACACAACAGTAACCATATAGATCTCATGCTGTTTTATTGTCATATGTCTACAGAACTGAAGTGGATGCAGCAGTATGCAGGTAGAGTGTGCTGTCTAAACTACACTAGTTTACATTCAGACACTCGCAGcttaattaatacattacaaCCTGACTAAAAACTGAATTGAATActacaaacatcacaaaattgTGATTCTTATTCTCTGTTTTCTCAGTGGATGTGACTCTGGATCTTGATACGGCTCATCCTAAACTCATCCTGTCTGATGATAGAAAACAAGTGAGACACGGAGGGATTGGAAAGAAACTCCCAGACAACCCAAAGAGATTTGATACAGATGTCTCTGTCCTGGGAAAGGAGGGATTCTCTTCAGGGAGATTTTATTTTGAGGTGCAAGTGAAGAGAAAGACTAAATGGGATTTAGGAGTGGCTAGAGAATCCATTAAAAGGAAGGGAGATATCCCACTGAATCCTAGTAATGGATGCTGGGCTGTGTGGCTGAGGAATGGGAATGAATATAAAGCTCTCTCTAGTCCCTCTGTCTCTCTGCATCTGAAAGTGAAGCCACAGCGGGTCGGTGTGTTTGTGGATTATGAGGAGGGCCTGGTTTCTTTTTATGATGTGGAGTCCATCTCTCATATCTACTCTTTCACTGGTCAGTCTTTCACTGACAAACTCTATCCATTTTTTAGCCCATGCCTTAATGATGGAGGTAAAAACTCGAGCCCACTGATCATCACACCTGTCATTCACGATACGTGAATttacacacacagcagtgaacacacacacaaacacacacaccatgaacacacacccagagcagtgggttGTATCACCCAGGGATCAGTTGGGGATTCgttgccttgctcaagggtctcaacTCAGTTGTGGTATTGAGGATAGAGGAGAGCGCTGgtcattcactccccccacctacaaACCCTGCTGGTACTGAGACTCAAACTTgcgacctttgggttacaagtccgACTCCTGTGACTGCCTCTTAAATGCCATATTTTTCATGCTATATTTAACAGTCAAGATGTAAcgattgttttaaaatgtttcttttttttttctcattgctTATGGCTTTCTCAACACCATTTCCCATCTTCTCCTGACAAAGTGAAACTGCCTATATAATGTTTACTTAATgtaaaacaaactattaaagACTTGATAAACTGTTGTATGATGGTTGTTTTAGTTTCGCTTTACAtgctgctaacaggaccaatAGCCGCAAACCCTGCACAGGCAGCAAAGTTTCAGCAGTGAAAATCACAACATATGTTGGATGTGATCCTTATGTTACGAAGAGGAGTAATTTTTCAACTGAATTGAAATAGTTGCCCGCCATCGAGGCAGTGGTTATAAGCTAAgcatatatatatcaaatataatatcttatttacATCGTGACTATGTGTGGCATTTAGCATtgagtgaattctcactgtctcaccctgtatctatttatatatatatatctttatatctTCATaccttaatattattatattttttattaaccattcgCACACACAAGGATTATCCAACTCTCCTCCTAACCGCAGACGCAGGTTTACAAGCTACTTTTCCCTGCatttttcagtcaatttcttgccttttccTCCTTATAAACAGCACATTTTCATATACGATGTGAAATTAAATTTCTCTTTTTGACCAATTTCCATAAACAAAACTCAAAACATAGGCATTTAGCGATTCTGCTAGTGATTTctagagaaaaatcacttcctgccATCCAGCTGTATTTTGCACATCATCAGAATCACATgattgcaaacaacctattACTATCGCCCCGTTGACCTCCCAGACAACACAGGACTGAGCTGGAGGGAAGAGATATATCCGTGGCCATGGTGGCTGGGCCGAGGGTCACGGCCAAGGCCTAAGCTTCCTGCgctgccatggctccctgaactgCCTGATCCTCCCTGGAGACCTTCCTTGTCCCAGTCCTGCACCAGCCTCTAGGGCGCCTGCCCCCTCACGCGGGACACACCTTCCAGGAAGGGGGAATAATGTCGGGGTTATGGAcctgttttgtgtttgtctttgtGCCATGTGCTTCTTGATCTAGTTTTCCCTTGTGTTACTTTATGCCTATTTTTGGTTTTCCTGTTCCTATCCTCATTTAATTCCGTTATTTCCACCTGTGTTGAATTAATTATCCACAATATACTGAAGAAGGTTTGTTGAGTTGTTTATAGAAGTCCAGTACTGAGGTGTGTTATGTGTTGTTCGGGTGGGATATGGCCTGGGGGGAAAACTGTCTGGCTGTTTTGGTCCATGGTGCTCTGTAACGTCAGCCAGAGGGCAACAGTTCAAAGAGAGAGTGGGCTGGATGTGAGGGGTCCAGAGTGATTTTCTTAGCCCTTTTCCTCACTCTGGAGGTGTAAAGTTCTTGGAGGTTGGGTAGAGGGTCACCAATAATCCTCGTAGCAGCACTGACTGTCCGTTGTAGTCTTCTGATGTCTGTTTTGGTAGCTGAACCAAACCAAACAGTTATAGATGAACACAGGATAGACACAATGATGGCAGAGTAGAACTGTTTCAGCAGCTCCTGTGGCAGGTTGAACTTTCTCAGCTGGCAGAGGAAAGACAGCCTCTGCTGGGCCTTTTTCACAATCGAGTCAATGTGATTGTCCCACTTTAGGTCCTTAGAGATCTGAGAAATGTTGGTTTCCAGGAATCTGAATGACTCTACTGCAGCCATGATGTCCATGATGGTGAGTGGAGAAAATGCAGGGGGTTCCTCCTGAAGTCTAAGATCATCTCTACTGATTTGAGAGTGTTTAGCTCCAGGTTGTTAAGACTGTACCAGACAGCCAGCTGCTCAACCTCCTGTCTGTAAGCAGATTTGTCTCCTCCTGTAGTGATCGGCCTTCCACATTGTTTAAACTCTTTCCCCGAAGCTTATttgaattttactaaataatctttaataaacagaatccTGAAATGGgacatttcttttcatttattttattctggatTTATTTTTCTACTACAAACTCTGCTTCTATTGTCTGGATGCTCTGTTTTGAAACTATATAGTGCCACCTAGTGAACATTTTTGCACCACTGCACTCAAATTTTAACCTACAGCAAATGGTCACCattcatatttgtttaatggaaaattacattgtgtacagtatGCTAAAATCAGTTAgcttataataatgttttctaatttgaGTGCTACAGGTAGGTTTTTGCAAGAAACCTGAGCATGGCACGGTGTCATTATGTCACTTGTGTAAACATAAAGAAGGGGTCCCAGCTAGTATGCTATATTGCTACATTATATCGCATATGAGGATGCTGCAGGTGCTGGATCATTTATAGCCTTCTCTCACAGCagctgaaataattaaatttatcaaTTTGATGGCGGATTGTAATCAAGAAATATTATGTGTTTATGAAACACatgactgaaattaaattacattccagttttaaatgtgcatttgattACAGATAGCCCACGTGGGATTACACAAGATTTGTATTTGAAAGAAAACcaaagcaaatgttttggtactcacattgTTGGAGccatttctttttctatttttatttttggactgAATGGATTAATTTGataatttgaatataatttggTTTATGTTGATGattattatttgtgtattatttgtttattttgagtaTTTGCTTTGAATgttatgaatgtgtgaatgaaGACTTTTATTATTTCACTGCAATTACGTATTTAGGGAGGTAAGGTAGTAGGTGGAGTCAGGAAGGGGAAGCGGAGACAATTTTCAGACCGTGTGTTCGTGGGTGTAAGTGTTTATGTGCGGTGCTAATCTTAGCAATGGAGCTGTTTTGCAACTGTTGATCTTATGGAAATAAAGGACGAAAAAGTTATACTACGGACTCACGCGTCTATTGTTCGCCCTTACTAAGATAGCGGCTTACCGCAAATATGCCGCTACATTAAAGTCTGAAAATTCCGCAAGGACGCGGACGCTGATCACGCTAAACGACACGACCGGCTGGCTAATGACGGGGATGCCTGCTGCTGTACTGCACCGATGGATTATTCAGCGAACGAACTGACTTCATTAAGACGCTGTTTGACTGTGCTGTGCCGTGAGTAGCCATTTGGCAagtttattatgaattatgctGGCTTTTGAGCTGCGACGGACGTGTTGCTAAGCTTTTATGACCTGATATGACGTGAATTGAAGGTTATTTATGGATTTGAAGTGTTTTAAAGCAAGATTTTCGGCACATGTGCACATGTTTTGAGTTTGAAGATGACGATGGCTATTGAAAGCAGTCTTGCAAGACGTTTTAAAGTTGTCTGATATGGGCCAAAGATTTAAGCTGATGCACTGGTTGTTGCAAGAACGCAAGCTTGATTCTCCTTTGAGCGAAATATGCAAGCGGTTGTGAGTAACGATGAATGAGACTGGTACTGAAATTGCAATGGAAAGTTTTAAATCACTTAGTGCTTCGCGTAGAGGCAAACTTGGGTCCTGCACAAgaagaatgaatgaattgaaGGCTTTGATGGTTGACGGGAGCAATGTTGACAAAGTGGATGAACTTCACCTTGAATTTCAGAAGGCTCTAAATGAATTTTATCAAGTACATGAGTCTGTACAATTGCTTTTATCTGATGATGTCAAAGAAAATGAAAGGATTGACTGGTTTGAGCCCAAGAGGGTCACTTTTACTGAGTTCTTGAATGAGTTGGAACTGTGGAAAAAGAAACGGTCCGATCCACAGACTCTGGTCGATCCTTCTGACAGTGTGTCTAATGTCTCAAGAAGTTCAAAAGGATCAAGCAAATCCAGAACCAGTTCAATCATGTCGGCTCGTGTGAAACTTGCAGCTGATAAAGCAGCTTTACTTGCTCGTGCTGAAGCTCTCAAAAAGAAGCACGCGTTTGAGTTGGAAAAGGCTCAGCTGGAATCCAAGATGGAAGCTCTTGCGCTGCAGTCCGAAATCGATGCTGCAAATGCGAAGTTAAAGGTGTTGGAGATTTCCGAAGCAAGTTCACTGCACAGTTCTCACTCATCTGCTAAATTAAGAGATGCTATGAATGAATATGCGGATAAAGCAGAAGAAAAATCAACTTTGATTATCGATTCTGAATCATCTGCTCTGCATTTTAAAACGATTGGAGCGATTCCTAAGACACCACTACAAAGGATTGTTCACGGAACTCAAATTCCATCAAGGCTTACTGCTAACCAGGCAGCTACTGCACCTACCACTACAACAACACAAACTGACCAGCAGCATGGTGCAGCTAGGAACACTACCAATGCCAGTCTTGATCTTGGACCTGTTCTACAAAGACAAAGTGATCTGGCTGACACTTGTGACCCAGCAGAAACAAGCCTCACTTCCTCTAAGGGAGATTCCAGTATTCAGTGGTGATCCTCTGGAATATAGACCTTTCATGAGATCTTTTATCCATAATATTGAGGAGAAAACGGATAACAGTCAAGAACGATTGTATTATCTGGAACAGTTCACAGCAGGTGAACCTAAGGAACTTGTTCGAAGTTGCCTCTACATGAACGCTAGTAGAGGTTATGCTGAAGCTAAACATCTTTTAAAGCACCACTTTGGAGATGAATTCAAGTTGGCTAGTGCGTACATGGAGAAGGCTCTGAAATGGGGCAACATCCGTTCTGATGATGGAAAAGCATTGTATAGTTATGCAGTCTATCTTAGAGGATGTTGCAATGCAGCACAAGACCTGGTATATCTTGCAGAGTTGAATTTGCCATTCAATCTAAAAATCATTGTTTCTAGACTCCCGTACAAGTTGAGAGAAAAGTGGAGAGCTACAGCCTGTGACATTTTGGAACGTACTCAAAGAAGACCAATTTTTGTTGACTTGGTAGCTTTcattgaaaaacaagctaaaattcTTCTTGATCCAGTTTTTGGGGAGATTCAAGATCCTAAACCAAATCCTAACATCAGAAAGACAATGACTGAAACTCCTATGCACAGATCATCATCTTGCAGGAAAAGTTTTGTCACCACAGTTTCTTCTGTTGAAGCATTAAAGCAGGATAGTCAACCAAAGAAAACTGATCAATATGATGCAAATGTTGCTTTTAAAAAACCCTGTCTGTTTTGTGCTTATGATCATGCAATGGATTCTTGTATCAAAATGGTGGACGTACCACACAAGGATAAAGTTGATTTCTTAAGAACAAATGGTCTTTGTTTTGCTTGTCTTAAAAAAGGGCATGTAACAAAAGCCTGCAAAAAGCGTCTTACATGCCAGATTTGTTCTAGAAGGCATCCAACTGTGCTGCATATCAAGAATGCTGCCTCAAATGGAGGCTCACCTAATTCACAGATTGTGCACAAGAAAGATGATGAGGATGATGCTAGGAAAGCTAATTCCAGCAGACCTGTTACTATGGCTGTTGTAGCTACCGAGCATACAGGGGCTGGTTCAGTTGAATGCAAACTTGCGATTGTTCCAGTAAAGGTAAAAGCCACCAAAGGTAGCAGACT
Above is a genomic segment from Labeo rohita strain BAU-BD-2019 unplaced genomic scaffold, IGBB_LRoh.1.0 scaffold_974, whole genome shotgun sequence containing:
- the LOC127162578 gene encoding E3 ubiquitin-protein ligase TRIM39; this encodes MAESSPTKAEKNRRQRRDESPLMSSSSEPLTEELQCSICLDVFTDPVSTPCGHNFCKTCLNKHWDNSQTCNCPYCKETFKQRPDLKINTTLREVVDHYKKKRPEKKSAIISEVVCDYCEETKLKALKSCVVCQSSYCETHLQPHLRVAGLKKHKLMDPVSNLEDYICQKHERPLELFCRDDQTCVCLMCTATDHKNHNTVPIEEESEEKKTQLIKTQKDVQQMIQDKIKKIQDIKNSAEIRKQRDTEKEKAAHVELFTDLIRSIERCQTELLEMMEEQQKAAEKQEQELIEDLEKDITELKMRNMELEHLSHTEDHLHLLQMYSFLCTPTNTRKWPEISMKTHGSLETLRRVLTQLQDTLNRKISHSVFGERSVIPGTCCSHELKWMQQYAVDVTLDLDTAHPKLILSDDRKQVRHGGIGKKLPDNPKRFDTDVSVLGKEGFSSGRFYFEVQVKRKTKWDLGVARESIKRKGDIPLNPSNGCWAVWLRNGNEYKALSSPSVSLHLKVKPQRVGVFVDYEEGLVSFYDVESISHIYSFTGQSFTDKLYPFFSPCLNDGGKNSSPLIITPVIHDT